The proteins below are encoded in one region of Methanoculleus taiwanensis:
- a CDS encoding 7-carboxy-7-deazaguanine synthase QueE, giving the protein MRVIELFKSLQGEGKRQGAPCIFIRLAGCNLRCSWCDTAYAWAEGEEMSTGEILDLVWRLCGTRICITGGEPLLQRAPLLELLEKFDVHGYSVEIETNGTLDFRDMQQYASICMDVKCPSSGETSNLDLLKDITPRDSVKFVVADLDDCRYAQAVISHYDIRGEIFISPVAGSDYLAVAQYILDQNLPVRFQLQLHKIIGVK; this is encoded by the coding sequence ATGAGAGTCATTGAGTTATTCAAGAGCCTGCAGGGGGAGGGAAAGCGGCAGGGCGCTCCGTGCATCTTCATCCGGCTCGCAGGCTGCAACCTCCGCTGCAGCTGGTGCGATACCGCCTACGCCTGGGCGGAGGGCGAGGAGATGAGCACGGGCGAGATCCTGGATCTCGTCTGGCGGCTCTGCGGCACCCGGATCTGCATCACCGGAGGCGAACCGCTGCTGCAGCGCGCCCCGCTCCTTGAACTCCTCGAGAAGTTCGACGTTCACGGTTACAGTGTGGAGATCGAGACGAACGGGACACTCGATTTCCGGGATATGCAGCAGTACGCGTCTATCTGCATGGACGTCAAGTGCCCCTCCTCGGGGGAGACGAGCAACCTCGATCTCCTGAAGGATATCACACCCCGCGACTCCGTCAAGTTCGTGGTGGCGGATCTTGACGACTGCCGGTATGCCCAGGCGGTCATCTCGCACTACGATATCCGGGGTGAGATCTTCATCTCTCCGGTGGCGGGGTCGGACTACCTCGCCGTCGCCCAGTATATCCTCGACCAGAACCTCCCGGTGAGGTTCCAGCTGCAGCTGCACAAGATCATCGGAGTGAAGTAA
- a CDS encoding 6-carboxytetrahydropterin synthase, translating into MKTRIYKEVFFEASHRLMHYSGKCFRLHGHQWRVQVWMDGTADERTGIVIDYNSIKQVVSAFDHQVILNEDDPMVPCLEAFHPVITTSGDPTSERIADIMAEKIDAEAMRQNLDARVAKIRIWESTSCYAERIYESH; encoded by the coding sequence ATGAAAACCCGGATATACAAGGAAGTTTTTTTTGAAGCAAGCCACCGCTTAATGCACTATTCAGGGAAATGCTTCCGGCTTCACGGGCACCAGTGGCGCGTCCAGGTCTGGATGGACGGGACGGCAGACGAGCGCACCGGGATCGTCATTGACTACAACAGTATCAAGCAGGTCGTCTCGGCGTTCGACCACCAGGTTATCCTGAACGAGGACGACCCGATGGTGCCGTGCCTCGAAGCGTTCCACCCGGTCATCACCACGTCCGGCGACCCAACGAGCGAGCGGATCGCGGATATCATGGCGGAGAAGATCGATGCCGAGGCGATGCGGCAGAACCTCGATGCACGGGTGGCGAAGATCCGGATCTGGGAATCGACGAGCTGCTACGCCGAGCGTATCTATGAGAGTCATTGA
- a CDS encoding elongation factor EF-2, whose amino-acid sequence MTRRKKMVERVTELMDKPERIRNIGIVAHIDHGKTTLSDNLLAGAGMISEELAGKQLFMDSDEEEQARGITIDASNVSMVHTYAGQEYLINMIDTPGHVDFGGDVTRAMRAVDGAVVVVDAVEGTMPQTETVLRQALKEGVRPVLFINKVDRLVNELKVDQQEMQIRLGKVIDKVNKLIKGMNEKMYNDGWKLDAAKGTVAFGSALYNWAVSVPFMQKSGVSFKDVFEKCNSGDMKWLAKNSPLSEVLLDMVVKHLPNPTDAQKRRIPIIWHGDKETPEGLSMMNCDPNGPAALMVTDISFDPHAGEVATGRLFSGTLRRGTELYVMGTAKRANRLSQVGIFMGAERIEVEALPAGNIAAVTGLKDAIVGSTVSTMMDITPFEALKHYSEPVMTVAVEAKNMKDLPKLVEVLRQVGKEDPTVQVSINEETGEHLIAGMGELHLEIITGRIKRDKGVDIITSPPIVVYRETPTQKAGPVEGKSPNRHNRFYIELEPMDPAVVDLILKGEVSMNQQVIERRDILVTAGMDKDEAKNIKAIEGTNMFIDMTKGIQYLNETMELVLDGWREALRGGPLADEQVQNLKIRLLDVKLHEDAIHRGPAQVIPAVRSAVKAGILYAGDSLLEPVQKIQITVPTEQMGPATSQIQGRRGQVFDMQSEGDTMTVIGKAPVAELFGFAGDVRSATEGRAMWSTEFAGFEVVPGGIVDEVVKGIRKRKGLKEQIPRPEDYLA is encoded by the coding sequence ATGACCCGACGAAAGAAGATGGTAGAGAGAGTGACGGAGCTGATGGACAAACCGGAGCGTATCCGGAACATCGGTATCGTCGCCCACATCGATCACGGAAAGACAACCCTCTCGGACAACCTGCTCGCAGGCGCAGGGATGATCAGTGAGGAACTCGCAGGCAAGCAGCTCTTCATGGACTCCGACGAGGAGGAGCAGGCACGCGGTATCACCATCGACGCAAGCAACGTCTCGATGGTGCACACCTACGCCGGTCAGGAGTATCTCATTAACATGATCGATACCCCAGGCCACGTAGACTTCGGCGGCGACGTTACCCGCGCAATGCGTGCGGTGGACGGTGCCGTCGTCGTGGTGGACGCCGTCGAGGGCACCATGCCACAGACCGAGACGGTGCTTCGCCAGGCGCTCAAAGAGGGTGTCCGGCCGGTGCTCTTCATCAACAAAGTCGACCGCCTCGTCAACGAGCTGAAGGTCGACCAGCAGGAGATGCAGATCCGCCTCGGCAAAGTGATCGACAAGGTCAACAAGCTGATCAAGGGCATGAACGAGAAGATGTACAACGACGGCTGGAAGCTCGATGCCGCCAAGGGCACCGTCGCCTTCGGTTCCGCACTCTATAACTGGGCGGTCTCCGTCCCCTTCATGCAGAAGAGCGGTGTCTCGTTCAAGGATGTCTTTGAGAAGTGCAACTCGGGCGACATGAAGTGGCTCGCAAAGAACAGCCCCCTCTCCGAGGTCCTGCTCGACATGGTCGTCAAGCACCTGCCGAACCCCACCGACGCCCAGAAGCGGCGTATCCCCATCATCTGGCACGGCGACAAGGAGACGCCTGAGGGCCTGAGCATGATGAACTGCGACCCGAACGGCCCCGCCGCCCTGATGGTCACCGACATCTCCTTCGACCCCCACGCAGGCGAGGTTGCCACCGGCCGTCTCTTCTCGGGTACGCTCCGGCGCGGAACCGAGCTCTATGTGATGGGCACGGCAAAACGCGCAAACCGCCTCTCCCAGGTCGGCATCTTCATGGGTGCCGAGCGTATCGAGGTCGAGGCGCTGCCCGCAGGCAATATCGCGGCAGTGACCGGCCTCAAGGACGCTATCGTCGGGTCGACCGTCTCCACGATGATGGACATCACCCCGTTCGAGGCGCTGAAGCACTACTCCGAACCGGTCATGACCGTCGCGGTCGAGGCCAAGAACATGAAGGATCTCCCGAAGCTCGTCGAGGTGCTCCGGCAGGTCGGTAAGGAAGACCCGACGGTGCAGGTCTCGATCAACGAAGAGACCGGCGAACACCTGATCGCCGGTATGGGCGAGCTGCACCTTGAGATCATCACCGGACGTATCAAGCGTGACAAGGGTGTCGACATCATCACCTCCCCGCCGATCGTCGTCTACCGTGAGACCCCCACCCAGAAGGCAGGGCCTGTCGAAGGGAAGTCGCCGAACCGTCATAACCGGTTCTACATCGAGCTTGAGCCGATGGACCCCGCTGTCGTCGACCTTATCCTGAAGGGCGAGGTCTCGATGAACCAGCAGGTCATCGAGCGGCGTGACATCCTCGTCACCGCCGGTATGGACAAGGACGAGGCCAAGAATATCAAGGCTATCGAGGGCACCAACATGTTCATCGATATGACCAAGGGTATTCAGTACCTGAACGAGACGATGGAGCTTGTCCTCGACGGGTGGCGCGAAGCGCTCCGGGGCGGCCCGCTCGCCGACGAGCAGGTGCAGAACCTCAAGATCCGGCTGCTGGATGTCAAACTGCACGAGGACGCCATCCACCGCGGCCCGGCACAGGTCATCCCCGCCGTCAGAAGCGCGGTCAAGGCAGGTATCCTGTACGCAGGCGACTCGCTCCTTGAGCCCGTCCAGAAGATCCAGATCACCGTCCCCACCGAGCAGATGGGACCTGCCACCTCCCAGATCCAGGGACGGCGCGGACAGGTCTTCGATATGCAGAGCGAGGGGGACACGATGACGGTCATCGGAAAGGCGCCGGTCGCCGAGCTCTTCGGCTTCGCCGGAGACGTCCGTTCCGCAACCGAAGGGCGTGCAATGTGGAGCACCGAGTTTGCTGGCTTCGAGGTCGTTCCCGGCGGTATCGTCGACGAAGTCGTCAAGGGCATCCGCAAGCGCAAGGGTCTCAAGGAACAGATCCCCCGCCCCGAAGACTATCTGGCATAA
- a CDS encoding 30S ribosomal protein S12: protein MGKGKFAARKMKRDAKNGRWHDTNYARRLLGLDIKSDPLEGAPQGRGIVLEKVGVEAKQPNSAIRKCVRVQLIKNGRQVTAFAVGDGAINFIDEHDEVEIEGIGGRLGRSMGDIPGVRFVVTKVNNVCLHEMVIGRKEKPRR, encoded by the coding sequence ATGGGAAAAGGTAAATTTGCAGCCAGAAAAATGAAGCGCGACGCCAAGAACGGGCGCTGGCACGACACAAACTACGCACGCCGCTTGCTCGGGCTCGACATCAAGTCCGACCCCCTCGAGGGAGCACCGCAGGGACGCGGGATCGTTCTCGAGAAGGTCGGTGTCGAGGCGAAACAGCCGAACTCCGCAATCAGGAAGTGCGTCCGCGTACAGCTGATCAAGAACGGCCGACAGGTCACCGCATTCGCCGTCGGCGACGGTGCCATCAACTTCATCGACGAGCACGACGAAGTCGAGATCGAAGGGATCGGCGGCAGACTGGGACGTTCCATGGGCGATATCCCGGGTGTCCGGTTCGTCGTCACCAAGGTCAACAACGTCTGTCTCCATGAAATGGTCATCGGGCGCAAGGAGAAGCCGCGGAGGTAA
- a CDS encoding 30S ribosomal protein S7, with amino-acid sequence MAEEGIEAKQLLFNRWDLSEVEIHDPSLVRYVNLHSMIVPHSFGKLAGQQFNKSNMLIVERLINKLMQTENNTGKKELVTRIVKDAFEIVNKKTKKNPVQVLVDAVANTGPREESVRLKYGGINVPKSVDTAPQRRVDASLRFITTGVRQASYKKKKSVSEALADELISAANGDTRSYAVMKKEEKERIAKAAR; translated from the coding sequence ATGGCAGAAGAAGGTATCGAGGCAAAACAGCTGCTCTTCAACCGCTGGGACCTCTCCGAGGTCGAGATTCACGATCCAAGTCTGGTGCGGTATGTCAACCTGCACTCCATGATCGTGCCGCACTCCTTCGGGAAGCTTGCAGGCCAGCAGTTCAACAAGAGCAATATGCTGATCGTTGAGCGCCTCATCAACAAACTGATGCAGACCGAGAACAACACCGGCAAGAAAGAACTTGTGACCCGGATCGTCAAGGACGCTTTCGAGATCGTCAACAAGAAAACCAAGAAGAACCCGGTGCAGGTCCTGGTCGACGCTGTCGCCAACACCGGACCCCGCGAGGAGAGCGTCCGCCTGAAGTACGGCGGGATCAACGTTCCGAAGTCCGTCGACACCGCCCCCCAGCGGCGTGTCGATGCCTCGCTGCGGTTCATCACGACCGGTGTCCGCCAGGCGAGCTACAAGAAGAAGAAGAGCGTGAGCGAAGCACTCGCCGACGAGCTTATCTCGGCCGCAAACGGCGACACCCGCTCCTACGCCGTCATGAAGAAGGAAGAAAAAGAGCGTATTGCGAAGGCAGCCCGCTAA
- the queC gene encoding 7-cyano-7-deazaguanine synthase QueC, which yields MKAVCLLSGGMDSTTLAYLAKDMGYDIVALHFTYGQRTEDKERRCAKEVARLLDAVEFVEISLEHFKKIGASSLTDPAIAVEEYEEGREGIPNTYVPFRNGNLLAIATSLAEARRADAIFIGVQVGDYSGYPDCRPEFIEAFQRAVDIGTSPETQIRLETPFVHMTKAGIIKKGLELGVPYEHTWSCYQRNDVACGVCDSCHYRRSAFEELGLTDPIEYAE from the coding sequence ATGAAAGCAGTATGTCTCCTCTCGGGCGGGATGGACTCGACGACGCTCGCCTACCTCGCGAAGGATATGGGCTACGATATCGTCGCCCTCCATTTCACCTACGGACAGCGCACCGAAGACAAAGAGCGCCGGTGTGCGAAAGAGGTCGCCCGTCTCCTCGATGCTGTAGAGTTCGTCGAGATCAGCCTCGAGCACTTCAAAAAGATCGGCGCCTCGAGCCTCACCGACCCCGCCATCGCGGTCGAGGAGTATGAGGAGGGGCGGGAAGGTATCCCGAACACCTACGTACCGTTCCGGAACGGCAACCTCCTCGCGATAGCGACGAGCCTTGCGGAGGCGCGGCGTGCCGATGCCATCTTCATCGGTGTCCAGGTCGGCGACTACTCCGGTTACCCCGACTGCCGCCCCGAGTTCATCGAGGCGTTCCAGCGGGCGGTGGATATCGGCACCTCGCCGGAGACGCAGATCCGCCTCGAGACGCCGTTCGTGCATATGACGAAGGCCGGGATCATAAAAAAAGGCCTGGAACTCGGCGTACCCTACGAGCATACCTGGTCGTGCTACCAGAGAAACGACGTCGCCTGCGGTGTCTGTGACTCCTGCCACTACCGCCGTTCGGCGTTCGAGGAGCTTGGGCTTACCGATCCTATCGAGTACGCGGAGTGA